TACgttgctttcctttcttttttgcATGTTTGGACGCCTTTACTCCCATCGGTCTAACTGGACTAGAAGGACTTTCTGTTTCTCGATTAGACTCTGGAGTCGTGAAACCTTCTTCATCAACGCAATCATCACTATTCAAATTGATTGGTGGTGAATCCATTTGTGTTGGAAAATTTTGTTGAAATGGAGGAGAAGTAGTGGGAACGTCTATAAATTGAGGATGTGCCGCAACTGCTTCATAACATTCCCATTTGTCAAATGTCTTATTCATTTCCTTAAAATATAGTCCTTGAGCCTGAGTTATCtaaaaaaataataaatgttGGATACTAAGTTAtcacataaataatataaaagcgtatttaatatatatatatatatataattataatttaccTCATCTACCAAATTGGTTCCGCTTGCACTATATCTACTAGCTTGATTTTTTGCACATTGCCATTTTTTTAGTGCTCTCTTCAATGGTGTCCAATGCGAGTCAAGAGCAACTTTTGAACGAGGTTCGGCATGAGGATTCTCTGGAGTGCCACACCAATTTTTTGCATAATCATCGTGAATTCGTCCCCATAAATTATTTTTGTTCGAATATCGACTGGTGATCGGATCAACAGATTGTCGAGCCCACGAAACACATAATTGTAATTCTTCGGAAGGGAGCCAATTAGTACccattttttcttaaaaatataaaaGTACGGAATGTGTAAAAATATATGAgtgtaatttttttttgttatCAAAAGAATACCGAAGCTGCTATTTATAGGGCAAAAAAACTACTGTTAATACTCAAAATTATAGCTGTTGGAAAATCAGACCGTTGTATAACATAAAAAGAAGTGAAAGGACTTCTTTATTTATGGGGCCCAACAATTGCAGCCCGTTAGTCACTCCTTTAGTAATCAACGGACTCATCCACAGATTGATGGACCATCAATTATTGATGGACCAATTCTTCACGCGGTGCACACAGTTTTTGGAGATACAAATTGAAAAAACTGCTGAACTGATGGTTTGCTCTCCCGGGTGCATATGCTCTAATGAGTACTCGGGAGGGCCTATTTCCGATCTGATTTTGCTGTACTCGGCCATAACTCGGTTTTTCCTTGACTCAGGTCAAACTCGGGCAAAACTCGGATTACTAGGAAAAAACTCAGTTTTAGaagaaaaaatttgaaaaaaatagtAATGTTCCAAAAAAGAAACTTGTGGGTACTAGTTTTTTTTATCGTAgttaacccgcagccgctacccttcgggtgcgcactggatAAATCCTACGGCCTCACGCAATAGTCTGCAAATCACGTGAAGGCTAATAGTTTGTAACAAATAAATACATCTTTTAAGTATTTATAATGTTAAAATGATTGTAAAAGGCTAGTAAGAATaagaaaataataattaattatattacaTGTCATTTATAAAATATTACAAGTTAAATTCATACTAAACTAAAAGTTACCGGTCATTTAAAATTTTGAGTTTTATATCGAGTACTATTTCGAGATACCCGAAAATATATTAAATATCTTGTATATCATTTATTCATATAataatttaagttaaataaatattaaaattaaaaattaatattttattatccGAGTTTTTGACCAAGTACTCTTTCCGACTACTCCCCGAGTACTGCGAGTACTCGTTACTCCGTGGTTTCACCGAGTCTAACCGAgtaccgatttttagaacactgctCCACGACATCCTTCAATTTTCAAATTTCATTTTATCACGTATTTATCTGTTTTTCATTTTTTCAATTGAGTAAAAAATCAAAATACCCACCAATTGAGAAAAGATGCCCATTGTTCAATATACCAATAAACAGGAGTGTCCACCCAAAATATTCACTGAACACGCATTTCAGACATGCATAtttactttttaaaaaaataacaaaagatatGCATTACAAAAATGCATATTCACTTTTGTCTACTAGTGAATACGTATTCTTAGAAtgggtatttttatttttattttaaa
The sequence above is drawn from the Apium graveolens cultivar Ventura chromosome 2, ASM990537v1, whole genome shotgun sequence genome and encodes:
- the LOC141703451 gene encoding uncharacterized protein LOC141703451, whose translation is MGTNWLPSEELQLCVSWARQSVDPITSRYSNKNNLWGRIHDDYAKNWCGTPENPHAEPRSKVALDSHWTPLKRALKKWQCAKNQASRYSASGTNLVDEITQAQGLYFKEMNKTFDKWECYEAVAAHPQFIDVPTTSPPFQQNFPTQMDSPPINLNSDDCVDEEGFTTPESNRETESPSSPVRPMGVKASKHAKKKGKQRMTEKEEMSIAIFNNMQCHQKQLVEANIKRDEETLQMSREMLELEKRKEARQARLDALEERKEARLAKHEAIEELREQTKIMTMDTSQMTPNTKKWFKRKKAEIMEQVNETTTGSAYVPRFDDDFYD